Proteins from one Deinococcus misasensis DSM 22328 genomic window:
- a CDS encoding bifunctional folylpolyglutamate synthase/dihydrofolate synthase, with the protein MNLLDWLFARQSSIKPGLERIQSLLELLDHPQSSFQTVLVGGTNGKGSTSATLETILRENGIQTGLFTSPHLTRFAERFKVSGQEIPDSEVIQALKDLKPLAEKTEASFFEIITALACVLFKARGVQVAVMEVGMGGRFDSTNALDPVLSIIASIGLDHMQFLGDTHAKIAFEKAGIMRPQRPTLTGATGEGLEVLRQQALIRGSGLHVLEEDLQFSGLANGWEGISVTVQTPFGTAQTQSSLMGSYQMRNTALAVSAALALGHKVPERLQVQWPGRMEQIHWNGKDIVLDGAHNPEGAQALVAALQALGIEKMPVVFGAAADKDLSGVTETLQQIASEVILTRAVLSPRAADPESLKTYISVPVQVAATPQEALDLLPEGRSLVAGSLYLIGEVRPHLLGEALEDRERWQ; encoded by the coding sequence ATGAACCTCCTCGACTGGCTTTTTGCAAGACAGAGCAGCATCAAACCCGGTCTGGAACGCATCCAGAGCCTGCTGGAATTGCTGGACCATCCCCAGAGCAGCTTTCAAACCGTGCTGGTGGGAGGCACCAATGGAAAAGGCTCCACCAGTGCCACCCTTGAGACCATCTTGCGTGAAAATGGGATTCAGACCGGACTGTTCACCAGTCCGCACCTGACCCGTTTTGCAGAGCGCTTCAAGGTTTCAGGTCAGGAAATCCCTGATTCAGAAGTGATTCAGGCCTTAAAAGACCTCAAACCTCTGGCTGAAAAAACCGAAGCCAGTTTCTTTGAAATCATCACGGCTCTGGCTTGTGTGCTGTTCAAAGCCAGAGGGGTGCAGGTGGCGGTCATGGAAGTGGGCATGGGTGGGCGTTTTGATTCCACCAACGCTCTGGACCCGGTGCTCAGCATCATTGCGAGCATCGGACTGGACCACATGCAGTTTCTGGGAGACACCCACGCCAAAATTGCCTTCGAGAAAGCCGGAATCATGCGTCCCCAGAGGCCCACCCTGACCGGAGCCACCGGAGAAGGTCTGGAAGTGCTCAGACAGCAGGCCCTCATTCGGGGCAGTGGTTTGCATGTGCTGGAAGAAGACCTGCAATTCTCTGGCCTTGCAAATGGTTGGGAGGGGATTTCAGTGACCGTCCAGACCCCTTTTGGGACAGCCCAAACCCAATCCAGTTTGATGGGCAGCTATCAAATGCGGAACACAGCACTCGCGGTCAGTGCAGCTCTGGCCCTCGGACACAAGGTCCCAGAGCGCTTGCAGGTCCAGTGGCCCGGACGGATGGAGCAGATTCACTGGAACGGCAAAGACATCGTGCTGGATGGTGCCCACAATCCAGAGGGGGCACAGGCTCTGGTGGCGGCTTTGCAAGCTCTGGGCATTGAAAAAATGCCAGTGGTGTTTGGTGCAGCAGCAGACAAGGACCTCTCTGGTGTGACAGAAACCCTGCAGCAGATCGCCTCAGAAGTGATCCTGACCCGCGCTGTGCTGAGTCCCAGAGCGGCAGACCCTGAAAGCCTGAAAACGTACATCAGTGTTCCGGTTCAGGTGGCAGCAACACCACAGGAAGCTCTGGACCTGTTGCCCGAGGGAAGGTCTCTGGTGGCCGGAAGCCTGTACCTGATTGGAGAGGTGCGTCCCCATTTGCTGGGGGAAGCCCTGGAGGACCGGGAAAGGTGGCAATAG
- a CDS encoding LacI family DNA-binding transcriptional regulator: MTRNVTIKDIAREAGVSISTVSRILNNAPLVRGEKRQKVLDVIEQMGYEPNASAQGLVRGRSMTVGVLTQDIASPFYSEVSRGIDVGFSGTGYQPIFVNGHWEAQDEASAVAALIRRQVDGLIILGGRLPEQQLHALSERFPLILIGRDVPGLEHCCLRVDDLEGAYLATRHLLDLGHRRIAHLAGIASHKDAMERFEGYRKALSEAGIPFDPELVYEGEFNEPSGILAVERWVSSGIHFSAIFAANDQMAYGARLALYRRGIRVPEDVSLVGYDDLPASRFALPPMTSVHQPLFEMGEIAAQTLLTRLQNNESEMSPVSVTLMVRESTRYHRR; the protein is encoded by the coding sequence ATGACCCGAAATGTCACCATCAAAGACATTGCCCGAGAGGCTGGTGTGTCGATCAGCACGGTTTCTCGCATCCTGAACAATGCACCTCTGGTTCGGGGCGAGAAGCGCCAGAAGGTGCTGGACGTCATCGAGCAGATGGGCTATGAACCCAACGCCAGTGCGCAGGGGTTGGTGCGTGGCAGGTCCATGACGGTCGGGGTTCTGACGCAAGACATTGCCTCTCCTTTTTACAGTGAAGTGTCGCGGGGCATTGATGTGGGTTTCTCAGGGACAGGGTACCAGCCGATCTTTGTGAATGGTCACTGGGAAGCACAGGATGAAGCCAGTGCAGTTGCCGCCCTCATTCGCCGTCAGGTGGACGGCCTCATCATTCTGGGAGGAAGATTACCGGAACAACAGTTGCATGCGCTCAGTGAGCGTTTTCCCCTGATCCTGATTGGCCGTGACGTGCCCGGACTGGAGCATTGTTGCCTGCGCGTGGATGACCTTGAGGGGGCTTATCTGGCCACCCGCCATTTGCTGGACCTCGGGCACAGACGCATTGCCCACCTTGCAGGCATCGCTTCCCACAAAGACGCCATGGAGCGCTTCGAAGGTTACCGCAAAGCCCTCTCTGAAGCTGGCATTCCTTTCGATCCAGAGCTGGTCTACGAGGGGGAATTCAACGAACCCTCGGGCATTCTGGCGGTGGAACGCTGGGTGTCTTCGGGCATCCATTTCAGTGCGATTTTTGCCGCCAACGACCAGATGGCTTACGGGGCCAGACTGGCCCTGTACCGACGCGGAATCCGTGTCCCAGAGGATGTTTCTCTGGTCGGTTATGACGATTTGCCCGCTTCCCGTTTTGCTTTGCCTCCCATGACTTCTGTGCACCAGCCCCTTTTCGAGATGGGAGAAATTGCGGCTCAAACTTTATTGACACGTTTGCAGAACAACGAATCCGAGATGTCCCCTGTATCTGTGACCCTGATGGTCCGTGAATCCACCCGGTATCACCGGAGATAA
- a CDS encoding glycosyl hydrolase, which produces MSKNGRSTLLLSLTLLLASCSNYSAPQSNTSEVTAQDWGTTPPAGAKGGPTNNNGVILSPASTANALAKGKTPTNEFWSSIVFKRWAGNTYSENMFAHPLAMKAKSGGLEVSYPRNVQIVGAPGLEKYEYSYNPDLTIGVAGLNSPDVKADDYGDWTVTSHFSDGTRTLKTTFGHGLPFVYATKTGGDAQITFIATPTVWSNQGNVLGVTVNGKHYGIFAPTGATWNLNNTVATSTLAGKDYYSVAVLPDNTVATLNDYKQYAYNFVTGSTVSWNYNASTATLTTTFNVTTTAREGTTTGTVQALYRHQWMNSASVNTAYTYVSPRGEMKVVKGTNTFTMSQKFQGVLPYLPDNGAANTLSKTQLAAYVNEANTSATLNPTGDSYWVGKGLGKLAELVPLAEQVGNTAAQTAFLDAIQRVLQDWLDGVGPNYFYYNSTWGTLIGYPQGYGSEEELNDHHFHWGYFIKAAAMLAKYRPNWASGATPGGKTWGASINDLIMDAANWTTNTSQFPRLRNFDPYAGHSWAAGHSGFAAGNNQESSSEDMNFSSALVQWGAVTGNTAIRDLGIFLYTNETTAIEQYWFNQSGGVFPAGFNKPAVGMVWGDGGAYSTWFSGEKEMIQGINFLPIQAGSLYLGRNPNYLKTNYDFLGREPNVWKDIFWSVYAMYDAAGAISKFNAQASTYTPEEGDSKARTYQFLHSLNAMGQVDATVTANIPTYGVFKKGTSKTYVAYNPGTANVTVNFSDGYSMVVGPKQVLSSQGSNPCGTDTSAPTVPAGLTSPSKTSTSVNLSWTGSSDNCGVSAYEVYQNGALKTTVSGTTASITGLTANTAYTFKVRAKDAAGNLSAFTADLSVTTSAPNPCDTDATAPTTPGALSNPSKTDTSLSLSWGASSDTCGVSAYEVYQNGVLKATVTSTSTTITGLTANTSYLFKVRAKDAKGNLSPFNTEVSYTTAAVTTPNLPGTVTSNGGAIANGTSKTFPVNVTSAGTYRLSIQSTSSVNSRLINVSFNGTNYDLAVDAGQTVIADFPNVTVGTKNIVITAKSDSVVIGSISGSNLTGGTPCDTDATAPSVPTGLTAPSKTTSSISLSWTASTDNCGVAKYEVYVNGVLNSSPTTNSATVSGLTAGATYLIKVRALDAKNNASAFTSEISVTTNNTSTTIPGVISTNVGSIASGTSKSYTLTVGATSNVRFLITSNSTAPSSGFTVNFNGVSVPLSIGAGQTINVDFANVGAGSKTLTITANTANVSIGKLEAVNY; this is translated from the coding sequence ATGTCGAAAAATGGCCGTTCCACCCTGCTTCTCAGCCTGACCCTGCTGCTCGCCAGTTGCAGCAATTACTCTGCCCCCCAGAGCAACACCTCTGAAGTCACCGCTCAGGACTGGGGCACCACCCCTCCCGCAGGGGCCAAAGGCGGACCCACCAACAACAACGGGGTGATCCTGAGCCCGGCCAGCACCGCAAATGCACTGGCCAAAGGCAAAACCCCCACCAACGAATTCTGGTCTTCGATTGTGTTCAAACGCTGGGCAGGCAACACCTACTCTGAGAACATGTTCGCCCATCCTCTGGCCATGAAAGCCAAGAGCGGAGGACTGGAAGTCAGCTATCCCAGAAATGTGCAAATTGTCGGCGCGCCCGGCCTTGAGAAATACGAGTACTCCTACAACCCAGACCTGACCATTGGGGTGGCCGGGCTGAATTCCCCGGATGTCAAAGCAGACGATTATGGCGATTGGACTGTCACCAGCCATTTCAGCGATGGAACCCGCACCCTGAAAACCACCTTCGGTCACGGCTTGCCTTTCGTGTATGCCACCAAAACCGGAGGGGATGCCCAGATCACCTTCATTGCCACCCCCACCGTGTGGAGCAATCAGGGGAACGTCCTCGGGGTCACGGTCAATGGCAAGCACTACGGCATTTTTGCACCCACCGGAGCCACCTGGAACCTGAACAACACTGTGGCAACCTCCACTCTGGCTGGGAAGGATTACTACTCGGTGGCTGTGCTGCCCGACAACACCGTCGCCACCCTCAATGATTACAAGCAGTACGCCTACAACTTCGTGACCGGCAGCACCGTGAGCTGGAACTACAACGCATCCACTGCCACCCTGACCACCACCTTCAACGTGACCACCACCGCCAGAGAAGGCACCACCACCGGAACCGTGCAGGCCCTGTACCGCCACCAGTGGATGAACTCGGCAAGCGTCAACACCGCTTACACCTACGTTTCCCCCAGAGGGGAAATGAAAGTGGTGAAGGGCACCAACACCTTCACCATGAGCCAGAAGTTTCAGGGGGTCCTGCCTTACCTGCCGGACAACGGCGCAGCCAACACCCTCAGCAAAACCCAACTGGCCGCCTACGTGAACGAAGCCAACACCTCTGCCACCCTGAACCCCACCGGAGATTCCTACTGGGTGGGCAAAGGGCTGGGTAAACTGGCCGAACTGGTCCCTCTGGCCGAACAGGTGGGCAACACGGCAGCACAAACCGCTTTCCTTGACGCCATCCAGAGGGTGTTGCAGGACTGGCTGGATGGGGTCGGACCCAACTACTTCTACTACAACAGCACCTGGGGCACCTTGATTGGCTACCCTCAGGGCTACGGCAGCGAAGAGGAACTGAACGACCACCACTTCCACTGGGGATACTTCATCAAGGCTGCTGCCATGCTGGCCAAGTACCGTCCCAACTGGGCCAGTGGCGCCACTCCCGGAGGCAAAACCTGGGGGGCCAGCATCAACGACCTGATCATGGACGCAGCCAACTGGACCACCAACACCAGCCAGTTCCCCCGCCTGAGAAACTTCGATCCCTACGCAGGACACTCATGGGCTGCTGGGCACTCAGGATTTGCTGCCGGAAACAATCAGGAGTCTTCCAGCGAAGACATGAACTTCTCCTCCGCTCTGGTGCAATGGGGCGCAGTGACCGGCAACACCGCCATTCGGGACCTCGGGATCTTCCTGTACACCAACGAAACCACCGCCATTGAGCAGTACTGGTTCAACCAGAGTGGTGGGGTCTTCCCTGCCGGGTTCAACAAACCTGCTGTGGGCATGGTGTGGGGCGATGGTGGCGCGTACTCCACATGGTTCTCTGGCGAAAAAGAGATGATTCAGGGCATCAACTTCCTGCCCATTCAGGCCGGAAGCCTGTACCTCGGGCGCAACCCCAACTACCTGAAAACCAACTATGACTTTTTGGGCCGTGAACCCAACGTCTGGAAGGACATTTTCTGGTCGGTCTACGCCATGTACGATGCTGCTGGAGCCATCAGCAAATTCAACGCTCAGGCCAGCACCTACACCCCCGAGGAGGGGGACAGCAAGGCCCGCACTTACCAGTTCCTGCACAGCCTGAATGCGATGGGTCAGGTGGATGCCACCGTCACAGCCAACATCCCGACTTACGGGGTCTTCAAGAAAGGCACCAGCAAGACTTACGTGGCCTACAACCCCGGCACTGCCAACGTGACCGTCAACTTCTCCGATGGGTACAGCATGGTGGTCGGACCCAAACAGGTGCTTTCCAGTCAGGGCAGCAACCCCTGCGGAACCGACACTTCTGCCCCCACCGTTCCAGCCGGACTGACTTCTCCCAGCAAAACCAGCACCAGTGTGAACCTGTCCTGGACGGGCTCCTCTGACAACTGCGGAGTGAGTGCTTACGAGGTGTACCAGAACGGTGCCCTCAAGACCACCGTGAGTGGCACCACCGCCAGCATCACGGGCCTGACCGCCAACACCGCCTACACCTTCAAGGTGCGTGCAAAAGACGCTGCTGGAAACCTGTCTGCCTTCACTGCTGACCTGTCTGTCACCACCTCTGCCCCCAACCCCTGCGACACCGATGCCACCGCACCCACCACCCCCGGAGCCCTCAGCAACCCGAGCAAGACCGACACCAGCCTGTCTTTAAGCTGGGGAGCCTCCTCTGACACCTGCGGAGTGAGTGCTTACGAGGTGTACCAGAACGGCGTGCTGAAAGCCACCGTGACCAGCACCAGCACCACCATCACGGGACTGACCGCCAACACCAGTTACCTGTTCAAAGTGCGGGCAAAAGACGCCAAAGGCAACCTGTCTCCCTTCAACACCGAAGTGAGCTACACCACCGCTGCGGTCACCACCCCCAACCTGCCCGGCACCGTGACCAGCAACGGCGGAGCCATCGCCAACGGCACCAGCAAGACTTTCCCCGTCAATGTGACCAGTGCAGGCACCTACCGCCTGAGCATCCAGAGCACCTCCTCGGTGAACAGCCGACTGATCAATGTCTCTTTTAACGGCACCAACTATGACCTTGCTGTGGACGCCGGACAGACCGTGATCGCCGACTTCCCCAACGTGACAGTCGGAACCAAGAACATCGTGATCACTGCCAAGTCGGACAGCGTGGTGATTGGCAGCATCTCGGGCAGCAACCTGACCGGAGGCACCCCCTGTGACACCGATGCCACTGCTCCCTCTGTGCCCACTGGCCTCACGGCACCCAGCAAAACCACCAGCAGCATCTCCCTGAGCTGGACGGCATCCACGGACAACTGTGGAGTGGCCAAGTACGAGGTGTATGTCAACGGGGTCCTGAATTCCAGCCCCACCACCAACAGTGCCACCGTTTCTGGCCTGACCGCCGGAGCCACCTACCTGATCAAAGTGCGTGCTCTGGACGCCAAAAACAACGCCTCCGCCTTCACCAGTGAGATTTCGGTGACCACCAACAACACCTCCACCACCATCCCCGGCGTGATCAGCACCAACGTGGGCAGCATCGCCAGCGGAACCAGCAAATCTTACACCCTGACCGTGGGTGCCACCAGCAACGTGCGCTTCCTGATCACCTCGAACAGCACCGCACCCAGCTCTGGATTCACCGTCAACTTCAACGGCGTGAGCGTCCCCCTCTCGATTGGCGCAGGCCAGACCATCAATGTGGACTTCGCCAACGTAGGTGCAGGCAGCAAGACCCTCACCATCACCGCCAACACTGCCAATGTCTCGATTGGAAAGCTGGAAGCTGTGAATTACTGA
- a CDS encoding helix-turn-helix domain-containing protein: MKLSERLRELRAERNLRLKDVAAIAGISVPYLSDLERGRTNPSLDTLQTLATAYNITVHDLLESVEFYGLNTDGALPKGLADLVADPVLGGQLTPDWVRTLSRIELRGKRPRDKQDWYEIYLHLKRILE, translated from the coding sequence ATGAAACTGAGCGAACGTTTACGTGAACTCCGCGCAGAACGGAATTTGAGGCTCAAAGACGTGGCTGCCATCGCTGGCATCAGCGTCCCCTACCTCTCCGACCTGGAGCGCGGAAGAACCAATCCGAGCCTGGATACCTTGCAAACCCTTGCCACCGCTTACAACATCACGGTGCATGACCTGCTGGAATCCGTAGAATTCTACGGTCTCAATACTGATGGTGCACTTCCCAAAGGCCTTGCCGATCTGGTTGCAGATCCGGTTCTGGGCGGTCAACTGACCCCCGACTGGGTGCGCACCCTGAGCCGCATTGAACTGCGTGGAAAGCGCCCCAGAGACAAGCAGGACTGGTACGAAATCTACCTGCACCTCAAGCGGATTCTGGAATAA
- the glnA gene encoding type I glutamate--ammonia ligase — MFQTPEQLLQHMHKENIDFLDVRFVDVPGQEHHFTLPLRHLTPEVLQAGIAFDGSSVKGFRDIDKSDLLLVPELDTACLDPFSKHKTLMVTCHVIEPETGLPYQRDPRTIARNAETYLRSTGIADTVQFGPEVEFFVLDSVGYAVTPYSSFFEVNAPGTVWTTRTQGDGYHLPPKAGYAPLPPADRYSDLRSDMVKHLESLGIPIEVHQHEVASAGQMEINMRFAPLLTSAEQVLRYKYVVKNTAFRAGKTATFMPKPFYGDNGSGMHCHQSLWKDGEPLFYDPEGYAELSELAMSYAAGLLYHGPALSALTNPSVNSYRRLVPGYEAPVNLVISAGNRSAVVRIPAFYKGPQYAHDKRIEYRAPDPSANPYLAFSAILMAGLDGIRQGMKPPTPMDKNVYSLSARESRRIKTLPRTLDEALDELESDDEFLRVGDVFTKDFLDTWIDLKREEAEAFRMQTTPKEFEMYYNT, encoded by the coding sequence ATGTTTCAGACCCCAGAGCAGTTGTTGCAACACATGCACAAAGAAAACATCGACTTTCTGGATGTGCGCTTTGTGGATGTGCCCGGTCAGGAGCACCATTTCACCCTGCCGTTAAGACACCTCACACCAGAAGTGCTTCAGGCAGGCATCGCCTTTGATGGGTCTTCGGTGAAAGGGTTTCGCGACATCGACAAGTCAGACCTGTTGCTGGTTCCAGAGCTGGACACCGCCTGTCTGGACCCTTTTTCCAAACACAAAACCCTGATGGTCACCTGCCATGTGATCGAGCCTGAAACCGGTCTCCCCTACCAGAGGGATCCACGCACCATCGCACGCAACGCAGAAACCTACCTGCGTTCCACTGGCATTGCAGACACTGTCCAATTCGGACCAGAGGTGGAGTTCTTTGTGCTGGACAGCGTGGGTTATGCAGTCACCCCTTACTCCAGTTTCTTTGAAGTGAATGCGCCAGGCACCGTCTGGACCACAAGAACGCAGGGGGATGGGTACCATCTGCCTCCAAAAGCCGGATATGCCCCTCTGCCTCCAGCAGACCGCTATTCGGACTTGCGCAGCGACATGGTCAAGCATCTGGAATCTCTGGGCATCCCCATCGAGGTGCACCAGCATGAAGTGGCCAGTGCAGGCCAGATGGAAATCAACATGCGTTTTGCTCCGCTGCTGACCTCTGCTGAACAGGTGCTCAGGTACAAGTACGTGGTGAAAAACACCGCGTTCAGGGCAGGAAAAACCGCCACCTTCATGCCCAAACCTTTTTATGGGGACAACGGTTCAGGGATGCACTGCCACCAATCGCTCTGGAAAGATGGAGAGCCCCTGTTTTACGATCCAGAGGGCTACGCCGAACTTTCAGAACTCGCCATGAGCTATGCAGCAGGTTTGCTGTACCACGGTCCGGCCCTCTCTGCCCTGACCAACCCGAGCGTGAACAGTTACCGCCGTCTGGTGCCGGGTTATGAAGCCCCGGTCAATCTGGTGATCAGCGCAGGCAACCGTTCAGCGGTGGTGAGGATTCCTGCGTTCTACAAAGGGCCACAATATGCCCACGACAAACGCATCGAGTACCGTGCCCCCGACCCGAGCGCCAACCCTTATCTGGCGTTCAGTGCCATCCTGATGGCAGGTCTGGACGGCATCCGTCAGGGCATGAAACCCCCCACCCCCATGGACAAAAACGTGTACTCCCTGTCTGCCAGAGAGTCGAGGCGCATCAAAACCTTGCCCCGGACCCTTGATGAGGCTCTGGACGAACTGGAATCCGACGATGAATTCCTGCGGGTGGGCGATGTGTTCACCAAGGATTTTCTGGACACCTGGATTGACCTGAAACGCGAAGAGGCTGAAGCCTTCCGCATGCAGACCACGCCCAAAGAATTTGAGATGTACTACAACACTTAG
- a CDS encoding vWA domain-containing protein: protein MLTAHLQLHRDHLLAHQEQQKLFVLLTLKPDESALKARAPLRVAFVVDTSGSMREGVTAPEASKVRNKMDLVIESLQNILTSGLLIPEDQLSIVQFDDRASVLAGLTSGQQRVKLLAAAERLEWHFGGTHMGAGMTLGRELLQNQSGVTRMVLLTDGQTEDENLVQSETRLLAEQHIPVTTVGVGDEVNTELLISITDQTQGKPMDVVPDHQHPQPPAVRASDLPAALLGDLRQSVSEVVTQVNLSVKTVREVTLGRITRVFPTQTEVDLSKQPFALGNLGGQGGASFILEFTLPARPPARIRLAQLGITYQVPGAQFTGELPPIDVVAEFTSQEEVAGKLKPEVMQFVQQRNVEGLLSQAIHESQSNPEQAQKTLQLAREVTKRLGNHTMTQALDRALQELGAGQGLTASTSKTLRIGAKTQTVKSADIPLSDEEIRRISGT, encoded by the coding sequence ATGCTCACCGCCCACCTGCAGCTTCACCGCGACCACCTGCTGGCCCATCAGGAGCAGCAGAAATTGTTCGTGCTGCTGACCCTCAAGCCCGACGAATCGGCCCTGAAGGCCAGAGCCCCACTCAGGGTGGCGTTTGTGGTGGACACTTCGGGCAGCATGCGTGAAGGGGTCACTGCCCCTGAAGCTTCCAAGGTGCGCAACAAGATGGATCTGGTGATTGAGTCCCTGCAGAACATCCTGACCTCGGGATTGCTGATCCCGGAGGACCAACTGAGCATTGTGCAGTTTGATGATCGGGCGTCTGTGCTTGCTGGCCTGACCAGTGGACAGCAAAGGGTGAAACTGCTGGCAGCAGCAGAGCGTCTGGAATGGCACTTTGGTGGAACGCACATGGGAGCCGGGATGACCCTCGGGCGTGAACTTTTGCAAAACCAGTCCGGGGTCACACGCATGGTGCTTTTGACCGATGGCCAGACCGAGGATGAAAATCTGGTCCAGAGTGAAACCCGCTTGCTGGCCGAGCAACACATTCCTGTCACCACCGTCGGGGTGGGAGATGAGGTCAACACCGAACTCTTGATTTCCATCACCGACCAGACGCAGGGGAAACCCATGGATGTGGTCCCGGACCATCAACATCCGCAACCTCCAGCTGTCAGGGCCTCAGATCTGCCCGCTGCTTTGCTGGGCGACCTCAGGCAAAGCGTTTCCGAAGTGGTCACACAGGTGAACCTGAGCGTGAAAACCGTGCGGGAGGTGACTCTGGGCCGCATCACACGGGTCTTTCCCACCCAGACCGAAGTGGACCTGTCCAAGCAGCCCTTTGCTCTGGGCAATCTGGGCGGTCAGGGCGGAGCTTCTTTCATTCTGGAGTTCACTTTGCCTGCAAGACCCCCCGCCCGCATCCGTCTGGCCCAACTGGGAATCACCTATCAGGTGCCGGGAGCGCAGTTCACTGGCGAACTTCCTCCCATCGATGTGGTGGCGGAATTCACCTCTCAGGAGGAGGTGGCTGGCAAGCTGAAACCTGAAGTGATGCAATTTGTGCAGCAGCGCAATGTCGAGGGCTTGCTTTCACAGGCGATCCACGAATCCCAGAGCAACCCAGAGCAAGCCCAAAAAACCCTGCAACTGGCCCGAGAAGTCACCAAACGCCTTGGAAACCACACCATGACGCAGGCTCTGGACCGCGCCTTGCAGGAACTGGGGGCAGGTCAGGGATTGACTGCTTCCACCAGCAAAACCCTGCGCATCGGGGCCAAAACCCAGACGGTGAAAAGCGCAGACATTCCCCTTTCGGATGAAGAAATCCGGCGGATCAGCGGAACATGA
- a CDS encoding carboxypeptidase M32: protein MDAIKELKTLLGQISDLNAAMGLMSWDQETYMPEKAADVRAQQMATLARLSHEMTTSDRLGQLLEDLKGFEDAQPEGSMEGAMVREARRDYANATKLPVEFVERATLARNRAHHAWIKARKESNFGMFQGNLQEMLDIAREGAELVGYEEHPYNAALDDYERGAKVSEIKETFANLRDQTLPLLRAVIEAGDATDYSVLNRPLAAEKQKAFALKVAQDLGLSPEFSRLDTTTHPFQTNFSTNDIRITTRYDEGYWPTALYGVWHETGHGLYEHGVGAALERTNLARGTSLGIHESQSRMVENMICRSRAFWQHYAEDFKRFAPEVASDLSAEDLYRAVNRVEPSLIRVEADELTYNFHIMLRFELELAIFEGSLAVKDLPEAWNQKMQDYLGVTPPNDAQGVLQDIHWSSGLIGYFPTYSLGNLYGCQLWNAASRDLGDMDELIARGEARKIMEWMRDNVHQYGKIYTPRQLIEKATGDSLKADHYVDYLNKKYRDVYGI from the coding sequence ATGGATGCAATCAAAGAATTGAAAACCCTGCTGGGTCAAATCAGCGACCTGAATGCCGCAATGGGCCTGATGAGCTGGGATCAGGAAACCTACATGCCAGAGAAGGCTGCCGATGTGCGTGCCCAGCAAATGGCCACCCTTGCCCGACTCTCCCACGAGATGACCACCAGTGACCGTCTGGGGCAACTCCTCGAAGACCTCAAGGGTTTTGAGGATGCCCAACCCGAGGGTTCCATGGAAGGGGCCATGGTCCGTGAAGCCCGCCGGGATTACGCCAACGCCACCAAACTGCCCGTGGAGTTTGTGGAGCGTGCCACCCTTGCCCGCAACCGTGCCCACCACGCATGGATCAAAGCCCGCAAGGAATCCAACTTCGGGATGTTTCAGGGGAACCTGCAAGAAATGCTGGACATTGCCCGCGAAGGTGCAGAACTGGTCGGCTACGAGGAGCACCCTTACAATGCTGCTCTGGACGATTATGAGCGCGGAGCCAAAGTCAGCGAAATCAAAGAAACCTTTGCCAACCTGCGCGACCAGACGTTGCCCCTCCTTCGTGCCGTGATCGAGGCTGGCGATGCCACCGATTACAGCGTTCTGAACCGTCCTCTGGCAGCTGAAAAGCAAAAGGCTTTTGCCCTCAAAGTGGCACAGGACCTCGGGCTTTCCCCAGAGTTCTCCCGTCTGGACACCACCACCCACCCTTTCCAGACCAATTTCTCCACCAACGACATCCGCATCACCACCCGTTACGACGAAGGATACTGGCCCACGGCCCTTTATGGTGTGTGGCACGAAACCGGGCACGGATTGTACGAGCATGGTGTGGGTGCTGCTCTGGAGCGCACCAACCTTGCCCGAGGCACCAGTCTGGGCATCCACGAAAGCCAGTCCCGCATGGTGGAGAACATGATCTGCCGTTCCAGAGCGTTCTGGCAGCACTACGCCGAAGACTTCAAGCGTTTTGCCCCTGAAGTGGCTTCAGACCTGAGCGCCGAAGACCTGTACCGCGCTGTGAACCGTGTGGAACCCAGCCTGATCCGTGTGGAAGCCGATGAACTGACCTACAACTTCCACATCATGCTGCGTTTTGAGCTGGAACTGGCCATCTTTGAGGGCAGCCTTGCTGTCAAGGACCTGCCAGAGGCATGGAACCAGAAAATGCAGGACTACCTTGGTGTGACCCCTCCCAACGATGCACAGGGGGTTTTGCAAGACATCCACTGGTCTTCCGGTTTGATCGGCTATTTCCCCACCTACTCTCTGGGGAACCTGTACGGTTGCCAGCTCTGGAATGCAGCTTCCAGAGACCTCGGGGACATGGATGAACTGATTGCCCGTGGTGAGGCCCGCAAGATCATGGAGTGGATGCGCGACAACGTTCACCAGTACGGAAAAATCTACACCCCCCGTCAATTGATCGAGAAAGCCACGGGCGATTCCCTCAAAGCCGATCATTATGTGGATTATCTGAACAAGAAGTACCGGGATGTGTACGGCATCTGA